Genomic window (Vigna radiata var. radiata cultivar VC1973A chromosome 1, Vradiata_ver6, whole genome shotgun sequence):
ATTTCTTATGAACTCACTTTCTAAAAGGATTTAACTACTTAtacaaaagataattttgaacGAACGAGTTtctgtaaaaaatatttatcatgcAAACTTTCAAAACAATTGATTCTTTGATTTGTTGATAGCATTTTATTTGTATACCAACATTTTGCCATTGATGGAAGGAAGGTGTGGATCTTTTGGAAATATAACATTGCCGGCCTTTTAATATTTAGGCtaaaaacaataagaaaagTCTCTCTCATTCATTTATCAAACCAATTCACCAAGCAAAAGTGATAGACAACATGTCACATACACTTACATTTGTCAAACTACACTTCAATGTCACATTTTCAGAACATGGCAAGATTGTACATCGCGTTATAGTTTTTATAGTTAGGTGGTATTATCTCTTAGCATGCTAATAAGGTACTAACATCATGTGAAATTTATGCAAATATTAGTCATTAGTTTTCTTGAGAaagatttattgaaaaaatttagtACACGTGTGACTGTTTAGTTATATCACCGAGCAACCAATCTATCTTCTCATATGAGCTATTTTTGTGATTGTATGGTTAGAAAACAAAGTTGTACATAAATTGTAAAGTGTGGATACTACTAATTAGATCATTATTAAgcatattctaaaatttataaatataagtaagagttaaagaaagaaattattgcatttaatatataattaatatttgactAGTCGAAGTTTTACTGACTTAATATTAGAGTatcttttttatgtaatttttcaaaaatgaataaacaatatttacaaatgttaacttaaagatttagaattgaCGATTAAACTTAGACAGTTGACCTTTAACTGATACctaaaatatttagtaataataagatttaagttaaatttatgtaagagattttatataatatttaataaaaatatattcatatatatttaaaattttcatttttatttatgtaaaattttatatttaacactTGAATagtgaaaacaaataaatataacatttttgtttaaGCAACTTTTCTTATCTATTGTTGTTTTAATTTGCATTATTTACAAGTTATAGAAAAGACCCAAATTTCAAAGGTTTTGAACTAAGGAAAGTTGATTAATTAGTTGTATTAGTTTATTTCATTGAAACCCTAACTTGATCATGTTTCAACAAATCAAGCAGATTCTTCTTTACTTTTAAAGTTAACGATCATAATTGCTGCCTTAAAATTGATGATAAGAGGCAAGACGATAGAAATTAGGGTTATGTTGTTGGACTTTGAGTTTCTCACTTTCTCACGTACTTATTACAACTAATTTTTCCTCTATACACCCTTTTTcaatgaagtttttgaaatataaaaaataaataaataaatggtacGAGAAAGAAAAGGACAGCCGCTATAAATGtgatgtgaaataaaataataaattgcatTATGAgatgaaaattatttagaaaaataagtgTCCGAAAAGAAAGAACATGACTTAAAAATAAGTGATACATATAATAACCGatgtatgtaaaataaaaataaaaacaagaaaaataagtttcaaattatactatttttttttcagtactttagaatttttttttaaaatagggtatttaataaattacaaaattgtgGTTTAGTTCTTGAAAAGAATGtttatttgcatgtttaattctttATACACCTATTCAGTAAGGTCATAAACAATTTAGATTTTATGTTGAGTTTTTCTATACTATTTATTtgctatatttttgaaataaatttatggatattaattttgtaaagaaaTTGGCATACCAacatcattatatttttaatactcaGATCCAgttaaaaatagttagaataGGTTCTAATCtgattttaaaactatattagaAGTGAGGTTAGACCTAACACAATTTCacttgtaagatgagatttacacttcatttatatatcataaatttacCTTATTTTTAGTCTCGTGAGACTTTCAACACTccataaaaaagataaaaaagatgaCAAATAAAAACTAGCAGATTCTGGACTCGAACACTGTATGTACAATTCAACCAAAAAAGGTTGCAGTTGAATCTGCCCAAATCATTTGATCGTTTAatccctttttcattttgttatacAACATGGTCATGAACAAAAGTGTACtttgttaaaagaaatcatCCTcattataagaaacaaaaatgtgatGAAAGATGAACATAATCGTGATTGGAATGTGTATTTGGCAGAACCTTTCTTTCTGATTGGTTTCTGATAGCATACTTGTTTAAATTAGAGATGAGACAAGCTCCctttatcttatatatataatatgatataataagGGAAAAAGAACAAAAGGCTTAATCAGTGGTTAGAATGAGAAACTCGAAAGTCTATATCTTACAGATCAAGTCTTGTAGGTTGGCTGTTTTATAGACAAAGACTCCAAACATTATTCCTTCAATTCAGCAGAATTACATTGTGATTGGAGTCACTTTCCTCTAATCAAGCATCATCTTTACTCATTTTATACACTTAAACATCTTTTACAATTCCAATTTCTCACacatttctctttctcctttgtttCTATTCTCCAACAGTAATAGACAAAATCTTCTATGATCTTCCAACTTACACACAATCTTTCAACTCCATGAAACTTCAATAAATGTTCATCAGACTCCCTTTCTTTTTGTATCACTGTATATCAGAAAGACTATCAAAAGTGTTCTTTCTTTATCTTCCTTTCTGTTCTCAACTTCTGAATAAAAAACAACCATATATTTTCAGTCCTTAAAACCATTTTGTTTTGCTGTTTGCTCCCAATTCTGTTTGCATCTTTTTGTGTGTTGTCATGTGCTCAGAAACAACTCCACCTcgtctctctttctctcatgaTCTCTCCGAACTACATGTTTCACCGATGAAACAAGATGTTAAATTGTTGCATGACTCAAATTCTGATTTTGAGTTCAACACTTGCAGCAGCAGCCTCGCGTTTGAATCATCTTCGGCAGATGAACTTTTCTCTAATGGGGTGATCCTTCCTATTCAGATGCAACACAAAACCACTGCAAGAAAACTCACTCATCATTTGGAACATCCtcaaacaacaaacacaacaaacacaacaaacacaacaaaactcCCTCCTCGTCCTTGTGCCTCGAGTGTCGACAAAGTGAAGAAAGAAACCATTAGAGAACTCCTAGATGTGACTCCTGATCATGAGAAGAAGCCTCACTCAAAGTCTTTCTGGGGATTCAACAGAAGTAAGAGTCTCAATCGTGATACAAAGAAGAACTTGACATGCTCTATATCTCTTTTGTCAAGAAGCAATTCAACAGGTTCAGTGGAAAATCCAAAGAGAGTGAGTTCAAACAAGCAT
Coding sequences:
- the LOC106767636 gene encoding uncharacterized protein LOC106767636; protein product: MCSETTPPRLSFSHDLSELHVSPMKQDVKLLHDSNSDFEFNTCSSSLAFESSSADELFSNGVILPIQMQHKTTARKLTHHLEHPQTTNTTNTTNTTKLPPRPCASSVDKVKKETIRELLDVTPDHEKKPHSKSFWGFNRSKSLNRDTKKNLTCSISLLSRSNSTGSVENPKRVSSNKHSSSAAKSSSYSYSSLNMPPLQKSPSGKGYGGYYPNGLRINPVLNVPTPCVSKGSSNLFSLGSFLRVGKVKKSKK